TACTGCCTGCAGCGAGCGAGTCGATGACACAGACATCATCACCTCGCGCCACCAGCGCGTCAACAAGATGAGACCCAATGAATCCGGCACCACCGGTCACAATACTGAACATTATACACTAATAGGAGTGAACAGACAAGTAAGTACCGTCATGTTCATCGGAATCGATCATGGAACAACCGCAATCAGGTTTGCATCAGCCACTGCTGAATTTAAAATGAGCCGCAGTGATGCACGAACCTTCACAATCCATGACCTGGAACGGCTCTGCCCGCTTGAAAAAATCGAGGGAATCGCGCTCTGCTATTCGATGGGCGATAATTTTACAGAGGTTACTGACATCACCCGGCTGACAAACCGGGGGGTCGTCACACGGGACGGGGCAGGAGAACATGTCGGGGGAGGAACCCGCGTCTTTGACGAGGTGTTCCAGTCAGGTATACCGGCAGTTGCAGTTCCCGGCATTCACCGGGGATCAAAGACCGATCCTCGGTTCAAGGTCTACTCCCACCAGGCAAGCCCGGAGAAGATCGGAATCGCCTACCTGGTATCAAAACACCTGGGTGATACGTTCATCGTCTCTGATGTCAGTTCAAATACCGTCACCCTCCTTGTCCAAAAAGGTCTGATCACCGGGGCATTCGATGCCTGCATCTTCGCTCCCGGAACACGGCATGGAGCACTCGATGTGGATGCCATACGAAGAGTCGACGATGGACTTGAGTCTGCAAACGAGGCATTCATGCATGCGGGAGTATCAGATAACCTGCCTGAAGAATACCGGGTATCGGCAGTAGCGATGTTTGCTGCAATGGAGATTGCCGGACTGCTCCTCCTCGCTCCTGATGCCCCGGTTGCCCTTGCCGGCTCATCTGCACCCGCAGTTGCAGAAGAGGTCCGGGGACTCCTCAGACGCGATACAATAGTCTTTGATGAATGGTCTGCATCCCGGGGACTCTCCATGATCGCAGAGGATATTGCATCCGGAACAACCGAGATACTCGGCATTCCTGTGGATAATTGAACAATCCAACAATATATGAGATAATTCCTACACCATTCCGTAATTTTATATGATTAATCGTGTAAGATTATATGGGGTTTTTTCTTGAGAGAATTACGCATCCATGGAAGAGGGGGGCAGGGCTCCGTCACGGCGGCAGAACTCATTGCAGTTGCCGCATTCAAAGGCGGAGTCTATTCCCAGGCCTTTCCCGCCTTTGGTGTCGAACGGCGTGGTGCCCCGGTGCAGGCGTTTGTTCGGTTCAGTGATGAGAAGATCAGGCTCAGAAGCCAGGTATATGAGCCGGACTACATCATCGTGCAGGACAGCACCCTGATCAAGGATATCAATGTCTTTGCCGGGATGAAGCCGGGCGGCATTGCTATTGTCAACACCGAGCAGGCCAGCCGATACCCGGCACCGGAAGGGGTCTCGATGATTGCTCTTGACGCAACGAAGATTGCGCTTGAGGAGATTGGGCTTCCGATCACAAACACCGCACTGCTGGGTGCTTTTGCCGCTGCAACCGGTGAGATCGACTTTTCCGCACTTGAAGAAGCAGTTCATGAACGCTTCGGCGGAAAACTCGCTGCTACAAACATCAAGGCCTCGCGCCGGGCATATGACCTGGTGAAAGGAGGCGGTGCATAATGCCGTTAAATATCGGATGCTCGGCGAGACCCGGACGCGGACGTGACAACAAAACCGGATCGTGGCGGGTATTCTATCCGATCTTTGATATGGAGAAATGCACCGGGTGCGGCATCTGCCTGTTGATCTGTCCCGAGGGCTGTATCGAAGAGCGTGGTGAGAAGGACTATGTGCCCGACCTCGACTACTGCAAAGGCTGCGGCCTCTGCGCGGAAGAGTGTCCCGGCGAGGCGATCACCATGGAAAAGGAGGAGAAATAATGAAAGAGATACTTGAGGGATCCCATGCGGTTGCAGAGGCCGTCAGGCTCTGCCGTCCGCAGGTCATATCAGCCTACCCGATCACTCCCCAGACCCATATCGTTGAGGCGCTTGCCCAGATCGTTGCAGACTGCCGCCTGAAGGCAGATTATATCTGTGTCGAGAGCGAGTTCTCCGCTCTCTCCGCATGCCTTGGCGCTGCTGCCGCCGGTTCAAGAACCTACTCGGCAACAACCGCCCAGGGACTGGCGATGATGTATGAAGTCTGCTTCAATGTCGCAGGGATGCGCCAGCCGATCGTGATGACGATTGCAAACCGTGCCATGAGCGCACCGCTCTCCATCTGGAACGACCAGCAGGATTCGGTATCGCTCCGTGACTCAGGCTGGATACAGCTCTATGCCGAGGATAACCAGGAGGCACTTGACCTGCATATCCTTGCATACCGTGTCTGTGAGGATCACGAGATACTCCTGCCTGCAATGGTCTGTTTCGACGGTTTCATCCTCTCCCATACCTATGAGCCCGTCGAGATGCCTGAACAGGAGGATGTGGACAGCTATCTTCCAGCACACAGACCCTACCAGATACTGGATTCAGCAGATCCGATCTCCTTTGGGATGTATGCAACCCCGGACTACTACATGGAGTTCCGCTACGAGAACCAGCGGGCCATGCTACGGGCAAAAGACGCCATTAAAAAGTATGGCGCGCTCTTTGGCGAGACATTCGGCCGCGACTACGCAGGCCTCATCGAGGGATACCATCTTGAGGATGCCGAGATTGCGCTTGTTGCCATGGGATCGATCTGCGGTACGGTCAAGGACGCAATTGATGAGATGCGTGCCGAAGGCCGAAAAGTCGGGCTCCTGAAGATCCGCTGTTACCGCCCGTTCCCGGATGAAGAGATTGCAGAAGCACTCTCCCATGTGAAGACCGTGGCAGTACTTGACAAGAACATCTCGCTTGGATCAAAAGGTGCTGTCGCACTTGAGATCAAAGACACGCTCTATGGGGCAGATATCGATGTCTTTGGCTACATCATCGGCCTCGGAGGCAGGGACATCAGGAAGAAGGATATCCGGGCAGTCGTTGACCTTGCAGAGAAGGGAAGCGGAGATATGTTCTATGGACTGCGCGAGGAGTTGTTGTAAATGGTTGACAAAACAATAGAACATTTCGAGTGCGGCCACCGCGCCTGCGGCGGGTGCGGGGCGGCAACTGCAGTTCGCCTGATCTTAAAAGGTGCCGGAGAGGATGTCATCGTGGTCTCACCAACCGGGTGTCTTGAGGTCTTCTCAACACCATATCCAGAAACCGCATGGAAGGTTCCCTGGATTCATTCCCTCTTTGAGAATGCAGCAGCTGTTGCATCAGGAATCGAATCCGCGCTGAAACAGCAGGGGAGATCAGAAAAGGTGCTTGTGATCGGCGGTGACGGTGCGACTGTTGATATCGGCATGCTCTCCCTCTCGGGGGCATTTGAGCGTAACCACAACATCACCTACATCTGCTATGACAACGAGGCGTACATGAACACCGGCATCCAGCGGTCCGGTGCAACACCCTTTGATGCAAGCACCTCAACAAGTCCCGCCGGATCCTGTTCCATGGGGAACAAGCACCAGAAGAAGGACGTCCCGGCAATCCTCGCTGCACATGGATCACCCTATGTCGCAACAGCATCCATGTCGTATCCGGCCGATCTCATGAAGAAGGTCGAGACCGCAGTCAACACACCGGGCGCCTGCTATATCCAGGTGCATGCACCATGCTGCACCGGCTGGGGTTTTGAAGGCGAGAAGACCATCGCGGTTGGGAAACTTGCAGTTGAAACAGGGCTCTGGGTCAATTACGAGATGGTCAACGGTGTGCTGAAGAAAGCCAAAAAGGTGAAGAGAAAACCGGTTGAGGAGTACCTCTCCGTTCAGAAGCGGTTCCGCCATCTCTTCAAACCAGAGAAGAACGAGGCCGAGATCCAGAAGATCCAGGCTATCGCTGATGCAAATGCAGAAAAGTTTGGAATAGATATCTAAAATCCATCATCTTTTTTCCACTCATTCAGGACGTTCTTCCTCTTTTGGCAGCCTCATCGCATAGTAGGTAAAGAGCAGGATTATCATCAGAGCAATCCAGATCGTCCCAAATGCATAGAGTGCAAGTTCACGGATATCATCATAGAACCTGATCTCCACAAACCGTGCCTCTTCCCAGGTAATGACAGTGCCAGTATCCCCATCAACCTCGGCGCTTCCCCCGCGGCTCACGTACCCAAGCAGGAGATTGGTGACTCCATATGCAGGAGGAAGAAAGACCGTTACATTATGAGGTTCTGAGAAGACAGCAGAGAAGGAGTTCCCTTCGAGATCCCCTTCATAATAGAGAAGATAATCCCCTTTTGGAAAGGTAATCTCAGAGTCCCGGGGCTGCTCAAAATCAACAGATCCGGATTCATTCACAAGCCTGATATCACGGACCGTCATCGGCACGGCTTCACCAAGAAGACCCGGCCTGGCAAACTGGTAGCTCTCGCTCTCGATGATCCCGATCTCTGCGGAATACCCCGAACCATTCTCATAGATTTCAAAATCTGCATGCAGGGCAGAGCCGGGTGCTACCAGTATCAGAGCTGCAAGGCAGAGAGTAAGGCAGGCAATGATGCATCTATCTCTATTGGGGGACTGCATTGATTTATCACCGTCTCGGGATCTTTCAGCAGGTGGCCGGTAACGACACAGACGATCCGTTCATCGGAATCGATCGCACCCATCTGGACAAGTTTCTTTATCCCGGCAACCGATGCGGCTGACGCCGGTTCAACACCAATCCCTTCCAGCCGGGCAAGATCACGTTGCATTGAGAGAATCTCCTCATCTGTCACCGATTCCGCACGTCCATTCGTCTGCCGGATCGCAGCAAGCGCCTTCTCACCATTCACGGGAGCACCTATCCGGATTGCGGTTGCCACGGTATCAGGCGAGTCTTCCGGGACAACTGCAGGCAATCCATCCCTGATTGCCCTGACAACCGGGGCAGACCCTTCTGCCTGGATACCAGTCATCATCGGGAGTGTATCAATCCAGCCGAGCTGCTGCCATTCGGCAAGGCCTTTATGAACCGCTGAGATGTTCCCTGCGTTGCCAACAGGCAGCACCAGCCGGTCAGGAACCAGGCCCAGCTGATCAATAACCTCATACCCGATGGTCTTCTGCCCTTCAAGCCTGTAGGGATTCACCGAGTTCAGGAGATAAATCCCATGCGAGAGGCAGAGCTCCTGCACCATCTCAAGCGTGCGGTCAAAGTTACCGGCAACCGAGAGGACCCGCGCTCCATGCATCAGTGCCTGCGCAACCTTGCCAAGCGCAACCTTGCCGGAAGGAAGGAGTACAACCGCAGGAACCCCAGCCCGTGACGCATATGCTGCAAGGCTTGCCGAGGTATTGCCGGTGCTCGCACAGGCAACCATCTTCATGCCGAGCTGCATCGCCATTGAGACACCAACAGTCATCCCCCTGTCCTTAAACGATCCTGTCGGGTTCATCCCTTCATGTTTTGCATAGAGATGCGGCAGGCCAAGCGACTCGCCAATCCGCTTCAGGTGATAGAGGGGGGTTCCCCCTTCATGGAGTGTCACCGGAGGGATGGTGATTGGGAGAAGTTCGCGGTACCGCCAGACCGAGATCGGCCGGGACGAAAAGACCGATCGGGAATGAGGCAGGGTCTCTGGATCATACACGACCGCAAGCAGATGGCCGCATGCGGAACAGGTATAGATCACCGAGTCCGGGGGATATGCCTGTTTGCAATGGATACAGGTGAGACGATGCATGCCTACAGATTCGAGCCGAAAGATAATAAGAGAAGTGTATCAGCCAAGGAGATCATACCGTGCATCCTCATGGAAAGGGAAGCGTTTCCGGACCGAATCAACATAACCAGCATCAACCTGTGCAATGATGCAGGTCTCTTCCTCACCTGCGCTGCAGAGGGTTTTGCCGAGAGGATCAACAATTGCTGATCGGCCACAGTACTGATCGACCTGGTTTGTGCCGACTGCCGAGGCTCCGGCAACATAATACTGGTTCTCGACAGCACGGGCATGGAGAAACAGGGTAAAGACATCAATCCGGCTGCAGGGCCATGCCGCCTGCACCAGCATGCAATCGACACCGAGATCAGCATACCGCCTGAAGAGTTCAGGAAATCTCAGGTCATAGCAGATGGCAAGACCAACGGTGAGTCCGTCACAGGAGCAGACAGAAAGGCGATCTCCGGCTGTATAGTGCATATCCTCTTTTGCAAACCTGAAGAGGTGGGTCTTTGCATACCGGGCATGGACAGAGCCGTTGGGAGCGGCAAGAAGGGCAGTATTGTTGATACCGGCAGCTGACCGTGTCCGCTGCGACCCGGCTATCCAGACACCATGCTCCTCTGCCATGCGGCACCAGGCACGCTCGATCGGGCCGCCTTCCTCCTCTGCAAAGGCGGTGGATTGCGGATCCCATCCGGTGGCAAACTGTTCGGGAAAGATGATGAGATCAGATCCACGATCAACCGCCTGCGAGATGGTCCCATCAGCCGCAGCAAGGCTTGCTTCCGGGTCTTGAAAGACAGATTGCACCTGTGCACAGCAGATATTCATCTAGTCCTCCTGCTCTTCTCTCTGCTTGACATATCCGGTGAGGATCACAACCACAGCCACCATGGAGATACACATGGCTATTGCAAAGAGAATGATTGGTGCAAATTCAATCGAATATCCAAGCGTCATCAAACCGACAATGGCAGCACCGATGATCATGCATATGCCAAGAAAGAGAAAGAAGAGATCAAAGCTATTCAGGTGTCCCATTCACAGACCTCCAACAAGAAACGGAAACGCCTTTTGGAGCCCTGTCAGCACGAACTGAACAGCAATTGCAAGAAGCATCATGCCCATCAGCCGTCCGATCACCCGGTACTCCCGCGGCCCGATATACTTTGTGATTAATTCAGCGTTCTTCATCATATAATAATTCACCACAATCACCAGTATACAGAGGAGAGGAACAATTGCCATTGCCTCAAAACCGATATCTGATGCCTCGTTCATCAGGACAATAACTGTCGTTATCGTACCCGGCCCTGCGATCATCGGTATTGCAAGCGGGACAAGTCCGATATCATCGGCATCAATGCCTTCATACTTCTCTGTGGCAGTCATCTTCGTCCTTGACGTCTTTGCATAGACCATCTCCATACCGATCCCAAAGAGGAGGATGCCGCCAGCAACCCGGAACGCCTCAAGTGATATGCCAAAGAGCTGCAGTATCGCGCCGCCCGCAATTGCAAAGAGCAGAATAACCAGAAGAGCTACCCGGTTTGCCTCATACACCACCATAAGCCTGGATTTTAGATCCATTCCTTCAGTCAGCGTGACGTAGATGAGTGTCACTGCAAGTGGATTGATGACAATGAAGATGGATGATGCCGACAGCAGCATGAAGGTGATGAAATCAGGCATTATCTGAGATTAGAATGTCTAACCTTAAGGTATTTCTGATTTGGGAGAAGTAAAAAAGAAGAGATGATGGAGATGATAGACTATTCGTATATCATCTCTTCTGCGATTCCGGCATAGTCAACCAGGTCATCGCTTCTGAAATGAATTGCAATCTCACGGTCTGCAGACTCATTTGAATCAGACGCATGAATCACATTCCTTCCGATATCAAGGGCAAAATCGCCCCGGATCGTTCCGGGAAGTGCCTCTGCGGGGTTGGTTGCACCAACAAGCAGCCTGACAACAGGGACAACATTTTTACCTTTCCAGACCATCAGAAAGACCGGACCGCTTGTGATATAGGCTTTCAGACCGGGGAAAAATGGTTTTTCAAGATGTTCCCGGTACTGTTCCTGCACACGTGCATCTGTCAGCTGCTCAAACCGTGCGGCTGCAAGCTTCAGGCCCTTCTTCTCGAATCTTCTGATGATCTCGCCGATGAGACCGCGCTGGACACCATCGGGCTTCACCATCACAAAGGTGCGATCCATTCGAACAATCACTCCTTCCCACGTGCCTTCCGGCCGCTTGCTGTCCATTCGACACGGCGGGGCACCCTGCGAAGCCGGTAGTTGCTCTGGCATTTGGACGAGCAGAAGTAGAATATTGCTCCGTCTTTCCTGACGAAGAGCTTGCCTGTTCCTGGTTCAAGCTGATCTCCACAGAAACTGCATGTATACTTCTCAACCATCAGCCTCACCGCCTCGAGAGCTTCTTCGCCTCACGTTCCGTCTCAAGGAGCATCAGGATATCTCCCTCACGGATCGGCCCGAAGGTGTTCCGGGTGATGATCCGCCCCTTGTTTGGGCCATCAAGGATCCGGCACTTCACCTGGGATGCTTCTCCGTGCATCCCGGTGAGCCCGATCACTTCGATGACTTCCGCCGGCGTTCCATTATCTGCCATAGAAGACTCAGCCTCTCAGTGCGGCAACCTGTTTCACGAGCTCTT
The nucleotide sequence above comes from Methanocalculus natronophilus. Encoded proteins:
- a CDS encoding methanogenesis marker 12 protein, coding for MFIGIDHGTTAIRFASATAEFKMSRSDARTFTIHDLERLCPLEKIEGIALCYSMGDNFTEVTDITRLTNRGVVTRDGAGEHVGGGTRVFDEVFQSGIPAVAVPGIHRGSKTDPRFKVYSHQASPEKIGIAYLVSKHLGDTFIVSDVSSNTVTLLVQKGLITGAFDACIFAPGTRHGALDVDAIRRVDDGLESANEAFMHAGVSDNLPEEYRVSAVAMFAAMEIAGLLLLAPDAPVALAGSSAPAVAEEVRGLLRRDTIVFDEWSASRGLSMIAEDIASGTTEILGIPVDN
- a CDS encoding pyruvate ferredoxin oxidoreductase subunit gamma, whose protein sequence is MRELRIHGRGGQGSVTAAELIAVAAFKGGVYSQAFPAFGVERRGAPVQAFVRFSDEKIRLRSQVYEPDYIIVQDSTLIKDINVFAGMKPGGIAIVNTEQASRYPAPEGVSMIALDATKIALEEIGLPITNTALLGAFAAATGEIDFSALEEAVHERFGGKLAATNIKASRRAYDLVKGGGA
- a CDS encoding 4Fe-4S binding protein; this translates as MPLNIGCSARPGRGRDNKTGSWRVFYPIFDMEKCTGCGICLLICPEGCIEERGEKDYVPDLDYCKGCGLCAEECPGEAITMEKEEK
- the porA gene encoding pyruvate synthase subunit PorA, producing the protein MKEILEGSHAVAEAVRLCRPQVISAYPITPQTHIVEALAQIVADCRLKADYICVESEFSALSACLGAAAAGSRTYSATTAQGLAMMYEVCFNVAGMRQPIVMTIANRAMSAPLSIWNDQQDSVSLRDSGWIQLYAEDNQEALDLHILAYRVCEDHEILLPAMVCFDGFILSHTYEPVEMPEQEDVDSYLPAHRPYQILDSADPISFGMYATPDYYMEFRYENQRAMLRAKDAIKKYGALFGETFGRDYAGLIEGYHLEDAEIALVAMGSICGTVKDAIDEMRAEGRKVGLLKIRCYRPFPDEEIAEALSHVKTVAVLDKNISLGSKGAVALEIKDTLYGADIDVFGYIIGLGGRDIRKKDIRAVVDLAEKGSGDMFYGLREELL
- the porB gene encoding pyruvate synthase subunit PorB, which translates into the protein MVDKTIEHFECGHRACGGCGAATAVRLILKGAGEDVIVVSPTGCLEVFSTPYPETAWKVPWIHSLFENAAAVASGIESALKQQGRSEKVLVIGGDGATVDIGMLSLSGAFERNHNITYICYDNEAYMNTGIQRSGATPFDASTSTSPAGSCSMGNKHQKKDVPAILAAHGSPYVATASMSYPADLMKKVETAVNTPGACYIQVHAPCCTGWGFEGEKTIAVGKLAVETGLWVNYEMVNGVLKKAKKVKRKPVEEYLSVQKRFRHLFKPEKNEAEIQKIQAIADANAEKFGIDI
- a CDS encoding DUF5803 family protein, which translates into the protein MQSPNRDRCIIACLTLCLAALILVAPGSALHADFEIYENGSGYSAEIGIIESESYQFARPGLLGEAVPMTVRDIRLVNESGSVDFEQPRDSEITFPKGDYLLYYEGDLEGNSFSAVFSEPHNVTVFLPPAYGVTNLLLGYVSRGGSAEVDGDTGTVITWEEARFVEIRFYDDIRELALYAFGTIWIALMIILLFTYYAMRLPKEEERPE
- the thrC gene encoding threonine synthase encodes the protein MHRLTCIHCKQAYPPDSVIYTCSACGHLLAVVYDPETLPHSRSVFSSRPISVWRYRELLPITIPPVTLHEGGTPLYHLKRIGESLGLPHLYAKHEGMNPTGSFKDRGMTVGVSMAMQLGMKMVACASTGNTSASLAAYASRAGVPAVVLLPSGKVALGKVAQALMHGARVLSVAGNFDRTLEMVQELCLSHGIYLLNSVNPYRLEGQKTIGYEVIDQLGLVPDRLVLPVGNAGNISAVHKGLAEWQQLGWIDTLPMMTGIQAEGSAPVVRAIRDGLPAVVPEDSPDTVATAIRIGAPVNGEKALAAIRQTNGRAESVTDEEILSMQRDLARLEGIGVEPASAASVAGIKKLVQMGAIDSDERIVCVVTGHLLKDPETVINQCSPPIEIDASLPALLSALQL
- a CDS encoding nitrilase-related carbon-nitrogen hydrolase, producing the protein MNICCAQVQSVFQDPEASLAAADGTISQAVDRGSDLIIFPEQFATGWDPQSTAFAEEEGGPIERAWCRMAEEHGVWIAGSQRTRSAAGINNTALLAAPNGSVHARYAKTHLFRFAKEDMHYTAGDRLSVCSCDGLTVGLAICYDLRFPELFRRYADLGVDCMLVQAAWPCSRIDVFTLFLHARAVENQYYVAGASAVGTNQVDQYCGRSAIVDPLGKTLCSAGEEETCIIAQVDAGYVDSVRKRFPFHEDARYDLLG
- a CDS encoding MarC family protein; this encodes MPDFITFMLLSASSIFIVINPLAVTLIYVTLTEGMDLKSRLMVVYEANRVALLVILLFAIAGGAILQLFGISLEAFRVAGGILLFGIGMEMVYAKTSRTKMTATEKYEGIDADDIGLVPLAIPMIAGPGTITTVIVLMNEASDIGFEAMAIVPLLCILVIVVNYYMMKNAELITKYIGPREYRVIGRLMGMMLLAIAVQFVLTGLQKAFPFLVGGL
- the ndk gene encoding nucleoside-diphosphate kinase; its protein translation is MDRTFVMVKPDGVQRGLIGEIIRRFEKKGLKLAAARFEQLTDARVQEQYREHLEKPFFPGLKAYITSGPVFLMVWKGKNVVPVVRLLVGATNPAEALPGTIRGDFALDIGRNVIHASDSNESADREIAIHFRSDDLVDYAGIAEEMIYE
- a CDS encoding 50S ribosomal protein L24e; this translates as MVEKYTCSFCGDQLEPGTGKLFVRKDGAIFYFCSSKCQSNYRLRRVPRRVEWTASGRKARGKE
- a CDS encoding 30S ribosomal protein S28e, which codes for MADNGTPAEVIEVIGLTGMHGEASQVKCRILDGPNKGRIITRNTFGPIREGDILMLLETEREAKKLSRR